One Elusimicrobiota bacterium genomic window, TGGAGCATATTTACGGAAAAAGTAAGAGAAGGATGTTAGGATGAAAAAAGTTAAGAATTACGAAAACTTTAATTATTACGATTTGTCGGAGTGTAATGACAAGATATCAGTCCACGGCCTTGATGGCGTGAAAGCAGGGCAGGTAATAACTTTTACCGTAGAGGTTGTTGTTGGGACAAAACCTGTCCTTCCCGGGGACGGGTTGATGGTTGGTGTACCGTTCGGGTTTGCATTGCCGCAGGTAACCGAACCGCAGAGGGAAGGGTATACAACAGTAAATATACCAACGGGTGTTAGTGTACAAACAAGAGTTGATCCAAAACGTGAACGGTTTGCGCAAGTAATTATCCAAACAGGGCAGCTGGATGTTGGAGCAAAAGTAGTTTTAATCTTTGGTGACCGCAGTAAAGGATGCCCGGGTATCCGCGCGCCGTTACAGGCGTTTAACCAGATGCTTGTCCCGTGTTGTAGAAAAGAAGAGAATAAACTCATCGCGACATCACCCGCAGTGGAAATGAGAGCCAATAACTTCGCAGCTCTGCGGTGCCATCTATCCCCGACTTTCCGTCAGGGTAAGCCCGTAACGTTAACTATTGTTGCAGAAGACCAGTATGGCAACAGATTAATAAGCTTTACAGGAAAAATTGCAGTACTAAATTTGTCTATAGGTAAAAAAGTGCCGAAAATAATTGAGTTTACACGGAAAGACAGAGGGAATAAAAAGGTTACGTTTATACCAAATAGCGATCTACCGTACTTCCGTGTGTGTACGCGATATAAAGGAACAGAGTATTTATCGAATCCGTCAGTAAAATTGCCGGATGATTTCCCGTATAACTTGTACTTTGGCGAACTACACGGGCATACTGAGATGTCCTACGATGCAGGGGGAACGATTGAAGGGTATTACAAATTTGCGCGTGATACCGCAGTGCTTGACTTCGCTGCGGTTACCGATCATCAGATCGGTGTAAAAAACCTTGGCGGTAATACTGAGGGAACAAAAAATATTGGTAGATACGGCGTTCATGCCGCGGCGGTACCGTTTTTTTTGATGTGCCGAATGGAACCCCGTTGGAAATACACGCTTGGGAAAACAAAGAAGTTTAATAACCCAGGCCGGTTCGTCACTTTTCCCGGATTCGAACTTGCACCGTCGGGATTATCCGGTCATCGTAATCTTTACTATCTCGAAGATTATCCTGAGATGCTAACCGCACCGGAAGGATGGGATGGGAAAACAGATATTTTGTCGGGATACATAAAAAACCGTAAAGTACTTGTTATCCCGCACCATCCCGCAATCGCGTGGAACGCATATGTTAATCGCAATTCTAAAGGATTGGTATATTCGGACATTTCGGCAGAATACCAGCCGGTAGTAGAGATGTACTCAAAACACGGGTGCAGCGAATATTTCGGTACACGCCGACCGTTACGGGGTGAAGTTGTGGGATATCACGCACAGGATATGCTTGTTTTGGGGCATAAGTTCGGGTTTATCGCCGGAGCGGATACGCATATGGGAAACCCAGGATCGTCAATGATGCAAAGCGGGCCGTTTACAACATTACAGTACCGCAGCGGGCTTATAGCAGTATGGGCAAAAGAACTTACCCGTGAATCGTTGTGGGATGCTATTTTTGCGCGGCGCGTGTATGCTACTACGTATAACAAGACAGTAATATGGTTCACTGTTAATAACATTTTCATGGGTAATACCGGTTCTATAGGCTACGCGCAATATCCAAGAAAAATTGTTTTACGTATCCATAGTGCTGTAAAAGTTGTGAAGTACGAAATTTTGAAGAACAACGAAGTTATTTACGCGAAATGCGAGCATATGATAGAACCTGATTTCGATATTGAAGTCGAAGACGCTGCGATATCAGGTAAACCTGAAGATTTTTATTACGCACGGGTAACCGAGTCAGAAGGCGATATTGTGTGGTCCTCGCCGGTGTGGATTGCAAATAAATAGATTAATTTTAGTATGCATGACTGCTCACTCAATAACTATTTTGCAGGAAAAACGGTTGGAATCGTTCGCATCTATACATGCTGAAAATATAAAGAGAATAAAACACAAACAAGAAGAGTAACTGACAAATGAATAAAAAGGTAAATGTACTACACATAATTTCGCATGATACCGGCAGAATGCTGGGATGTTATGGCGAACCAGTGAAAACGCCTAATCTCGACGCTGTTGCGCGGGAAGGTGTAATATTTACCAACTACCACTGCGCAGCGCCGCAATGCAGCCCGTCTCGCGGGGCAATGTTTTCCGGGATAATGCCGCATAACAACGGGCTTTATGGTTTAGCGCATCGCGGGTTCAGTCTTAACCCCGAAGTTAAGTATCTACCGCGGATAATGGCAAAGAACGGGTACGATACTATCCTTTTTGGTGTTCAACACGAAAACAAGATTGTTAATCCTGATGTTTATCTGACGGAAGAAAAACGGTTAGGGTATAAACGGTATTATAAAGGTAAGCTACGTTATGCTGGCGAAATCGTGATGTTAGTAAAAGAGTACTTATCAAAGAATCCAAAACAACCGTTTTTTGTTTCCGTAGGGACAAAAGAAACTCATCGCGAGTTCCCTGTGATACACAAAACTCCGAAGGATATAAAAGTACCGGAGTTTTTAGTTGACCATCCTGACGTAAGGAAAGATTTTGCAGAGTTCAAAGTTTCACTTACACAGTTTGATGATATGGTTGGTGTACTGATGAAAACGTTAAGAGATACAGGGTTAGATAAAAATACGATGGTTGTTATTACAACAGACCACGGGATTGCTTTCCCCGGTGCAAAAGGGATGTTACTTGACCCCGGGACCGGCATATTTATGATAATCCGTGATCCCAAAAATTTTTCCGGTGGTAAACGGATAAAC contains:
- a CDS encoding DUF3604 domain-containing protein, with protein sequence MKKVKNYENFNYYDLSECNDKISVHGLDGVKAGQVITFTVEVVVGTKPVLPGDGLMVGVPFGFALPQVTEPQREGYTTVNIPTGVSVQTRVDPKRERFAQVIIQTGQLDVGAKVVLIFGDRSKGCPGIRAPLQAFNQMLVPCCRKEENKLIATSPAVEMRANNFAALRCHLSPTFRQGKPVTLTIVAEDQYGNRLISFTGKIAVLNLSIGKKVPKIIEFTRKDRGNKKVTFIPNSDLPYFRVCTRYKGTEYLSNPSVKLPDDFPYNLYFGELHGHTEMSYDAGGTIEGYYKFARDTAVLDFAAVTDHQIGVKNLGGNTEGTKNIGRYGVHAAAVPFFLMCRMEPRWKYTLGKTKKFNNPGRFVTFPGFELAPSGLSGHRNLYYLEDYPEMLTAPEGWDGKTDILSGYIKNRKVLVIPHHPAIAWNAYVNRNSKGLVYSDISAEYQPVVEMYSKHGCSEYFGTRRPLRGEVVGYHAQDMLVLGHKFGFIAGADTHMGNPGSSMMQSGPFTTLQYRSGLIAVWAKELTRESLWDAIFARRVYATTYNKTVIWFTVNNIFMGNTGSIGYAQYPRKIVLRIHSAVKVVKYEILKNNEVIYAKCEHMIEPDFDIEVEDAAISGKPEDFYYARVTESEGDIVWSSPVWIANK
- a CDS encoding sulfatase, giving the protein MNKKVNVLHIISHDTGRMLGCYGEPVKTPNLDAVAREGVIFTNYHCAAPQCSPSRGAMFSGIMPHNNGLYGLAHRGFSLNPEVKYLPRIMAKNGYDTILFGVQHENKIVNPDVYLTEEKRLGYKRYYKGKLRYAGEIVMLVKEYLSKNPKQPFFVSVGTKETHREFPVIHKTPKDIKVPEFLVDHPDVRKDFAEFKVSLTQFDDMVGVLMKTLRDTGLDKNTMVVITTDHGIAFPGAKGMLLDPGTGIFMIIRDPKNFSGGKRINALASNIDLVPTILEYLRIPVPREVQGKNLLPVVRGDKREVHDEIFTELSYHAAYDPMRAIRTKRYKYIRSFDIRPYFFLPNSDDGLSKSVYYKKGYYSKLRPTELLFDLKTDPLERRNVAGEKKYQKVLKDLSERLVNWMERTNDPLRNGIVPLPPDAKVTPPWEYSPKKVWGEN